The segment CGAacgatcaaattcatttttttggAACATCTCTGCCAAACGAATTTAATTAATTGCAACATTTATATAATTGTATTTATTAGCTTTATTAACTCCAAAGACAAGAAAGCTTGTCGATGAACTCGCACTTGTACAACACATCGAAATAGAAAATGGGGAAAAAATAAAACGGCAATTACATGCGCTCAAACGGGCTAGCTAGGTGGCTAGCAGAACCCTTAATTATTTAGCTGTAAAGATCACACCTCGAGTTATGTATCGCTGGAGCTAGCTCATCGTGTACGTGAATTTTGTCGTCGTTCAAGGGTAGACCTCAATAACCGAAATAGGGCCCATCACCGGCGTAATTTTGTAGTCGCTGAATCCAGCATCGGAGAAGATCTTCTTCCACTCGTGCTCCTCTCGCCCCACGCCGCTGATACACGTGAGGAACAAGCTATGCATCTCTTCGGTCTCGGCGACGTTCCTGTCACGCGGTCCGGACCCCAGCACCATCTCCGTGATTATCACCTTCCCTCCAGCATCTCTCGCAGGGATTGCATCCTTGCAACGCCTGAGGATCTTGACACAATCGTCCTCGCTCCAACAATGCAGGACATACTAGGAAAAGGAACACAAGAGCAAAAGATATTAGTTTTATCGATCTTAAGGAAAGCAGTgtatggatgcatgcatgttcaCCATCACTTGCAGCAGGTACATATATGTTGGGAGACCACTCAGACCATACACATATTAACCACCAATCATTCAAAGGttatttagatttttcttgtgtaaatgAAACCATTAGATTTTCTATGAAAAATATATGTAGTAATATTCCATTTACAAATTCATATAAAGATAAAGGTCAAATGTGCATGTTGGAGAGTGTGTAATGTTCAAAACATTGCATTGTTGAACCAAGAGAgtattataattttcattttgtaAAAGCTAAATACattaatttgtatatattagtgTTCAAGATTTTTAAAGCCTGTTGCAGTTATTGTAAGGTGGCATCTACTTGAAAAATACACACTGACACACGTAGAAATATATACCTTGAGTAAAACAGCATCCGCTGGTGGAATAGACTCGAACATGTTGCCGGCGACGAACTGCACGCTGCCATCAGCTATCGGAGCGTCTGCGACGACGTGGGGGAGATCCATCACGGCGCACTTAATGTTCGGGAACGCCGTGGCGACGGCCTTCGCGAACGAGCCGTGGCCTCCGCCGACGTCAACCAGCGAGGTCAGGCCGCGGAAGACGTCGCCGTGGTCGCTAAGAACGGCCTCGATCAGGAGCTGGCTCTCGGCGAAGGCCGCGTCGTTCATCGTGTCGTCGTCCGCGTTCGCGGGGTCCCACCTGGAGCGGCCGTGCGTCAGCTCGAAGGGCGACTTCGGGGCGTCCGGCGCAGGCGCGGTCCTGAGCCACGCGGGCATGTCGAGGAACGGGGTCACGGAGACAGGGCCGGCCACAAAGCGCACGATGTTGGACAGGCCGCGCGGGCCGACGACGAGGCTGGACGCCGCGGTGAGCGTGTACACGACCTCGCCGtccgcggtggtggcggcgccgAACAGGCCCGACGTGGTTAGCAGCTTCAACAGGCACCGGAGGTCGGGGATCCTGGTCGCATGCACCCCCGTGTCGGCGGCGATGCAGGAGAGGGTGGCCGCACCGCCGCGGCGGTGGATGGCGTCGGGGATGCCAAGATCCACGACGCACTTGAGCGCCATCGGCTTGATGAAGCTGAACAAGTGGTGGTAAAGCAGGGCGAATGCTCCGACCATGTCCTCATGAGACCTCACTTCTTCGTTTTCATGGACGAGCGCCATTCTTACCTTACCTTACTGCAGAGCAGCCTGTCTATGTGTAACTGTGTATATACTGTGTAGTACTGCACTAATGCTAGCTCAGGTTGGCCTTGCCAGCCAATACAATACCTGGTATTTATAGACGATTTGTGATGGactctttttttgttttattctgACATGGGCTACGTATGTACGGATTCTGGTGGTTGATAATATTGACTAGTTTCTTGTGCTAGAGCCGCCTAAGTCTGCATGACGCATATAGACGTGGAGCTTAAACTTACCTGGTCAGAATTGACAGGGCCATTAAGGATGTGATGGAAAATACAGAAGAAACAACCTATAGTTCATGCAGCCACATAATCCATTGTCGAGCCGGGCATAATAAAGTGAGAGAAAAGCTTGGCACAAACAAATCTATGCAAGGTT is part of the Phragmites australis chromosome 12, lpPhrAust1.1, whole genome shotgun sequence genome and harbors:
- the LOC133886201 gene encoding acetylserotonin O-methyltransferase 3-like, which translates into the protein MALVHENEEVRSHEDMVGAFALLYHHLFSFIKPMALKCVVDLGIPDAIHRRGGAATLSCIAADTGVHATRIPDLRCLLKLLTTSGLFGAATTADGEVVYTLTAASSLVVGPRGLSNIVRFVAGPVSVTPFLDMPAWLRTAPAPDAPKSPFELTHGRSRWDPANADDDTMNDAAFAESQLLIEAVLSDHGDVFRGLTSLVDVGGGHGSFAKAVATAFPNIKCAVMDLPHVVADAPIADGSVQFVAGNMFESIPPADAVLLKYVLHCWSEDDCVKILRRCKDAIPARDAGGKVIITEMVLGSGPRDRNVAETEEMHSLFLTCISGVGREEHEWKKIFSDAGFSDYKITPVMGPISVIEVYP